Part of the Deinococcus sp. LM3 genome is shown below.
AGACGGACCAGTCTCGCGCAAGATCTGAAGGAAGGCTTTCGCTACTTCAAAGGCAGTCCAGAAATCCGTCGCCTGACCACCGCCATGTCCCTGTCCAATCTGGGCATTGGCGCGCTGGAGGTCCTGCTGCTCACCACACTGACCCACAGCATGCAGATCCCAGTGGCCCAGGCCAGCCTGGCGCTGAGTGTAGGGGCGTGCGCTGGGCTGGCTGGCAGTGGGCTGACCCGAAAGATCTTTCCTCGCCTCGGAACAACACAGCGGATTACGGTCTGGCTGGCATTGGCTGGCGTTGGCGCTCTATGCCTGACCGTTCCACACCCGCTCATGTTTGTGCTCGGCTTTGTGGTGATTAGTTTTGCAACCTCAGCGAGTAATGTCATCACGATCGCGTATCGGCAGAGCACCATTCCAAGCGAACTTCAAGGACGAGTCAACTCGATTATTCGCATGTTTATATCGGGTGCTGTGCCCATTTCAGGCATTCTTTTGGCAGCCCTGGGGACCTACACTCTTGGTGTGTCTCAAACGCAGTTCGTCGCGCTGATGTGCATTCTGGCGGTGATTGTCTGGCAGTTCGGCGCCTCGGGCGAGCGACAGAACATGTGGACCAAAACATCCTAATAAGTGCAGGTGCGGAGGCGCCGGTGCACGACCTCATCGGTTCAGGAGAGGGAAATGAGCAAATCAGAGATCAGCTGGGTGGTGCTCGTGCATGCCAGCGACAACATTTTGAAGACTGCTTTGAGTGAAGAGCTCAATGTCATTCTTCTGCGGAAGCAAAACCAGTGGACGTCGTATGGCCTGACTCAAGCCCAGGTTTGTTTAACGGTTGACGATGCGCTGGAGAATCTGGATGGTCTAGCGGCCGTGCTCAACCAATACCCTATCGGTGCGGTTCTCTCGTTTATGGAGTCAGGTGTGCTCTTGGCCGCTGCTCTGCGGGAGAGGTGTGGGCTTCCGGGCACACCTCTGGAGGCAGTACAACGTCTTAAAGATAAGGCGCTGATGCGGGCACATCTCCATGACAGGGGGTGCCACCATCTGTCGGTCGCTGCCCATGAGGTGACGCATCTGTCTGCTTTGCAGGCTCACCGCGCTGCCCTTCAGGGCCGGGTGATCGTTAAACCTGTCACGGGCACTGGGAGTGTCCACATCTACGCGCTGGATCCGGGCGACGACGTTCCTGCGCCGCTCATCAATGCGCTGGGCCAAGGCATCCGCTTTCTGGCAGAACCTTTTCTCCAGGGCTTGGAATTCAGTGTAGAGGCCCTCACGATCAACGGCAAACACCACATTGTTGCCGTGACCGAAAAGGTGGTGAACGAGCACTTTGTCGAAGTGGGCCACTGCATTCCGCCGCGGCGCATGTCGCCGGACGCGCTGCAGGGCATTGCCGCTGCGGTCCGTGAGTTTCTGACCGCTATAGGCCTGGTGACTGGGCCAAGTCACACTGAAGTGATGTGGCATGAAGGCCGCGTCACCATCATCGAATCGCACGACCGCGTTGGTGGTGACAAGATCACGGCGCTGGTCACCCAGGCCACGGGTGTTGACCTTATCCGGATGGGGCTGCGTCTGGCGGCTGGGCGGACTGTTGATCCTCCGCCTGAGCTCCAGTGTCTTGGTGCCGCGTGCGTCATCTTCCTGACGCCACCTCCAGGCCGGGTGCTCAGCATTTCATTGGTGCCTCTCCCCCCAGAGCTGCCGATTCTGGAACGGCGGGCGTTCGTACATCCAGGTGACGTCCTCACTCAGGTCAGAAGTTCAAAAGATCGCAGTGGTCTGGTGGTCGCCAGTGGCCCGACCCCAGAGGAGGCGTTTCACCACGCTCAACTGGGGGCTCGAAGCATTCAGTTTTCTATGGCAGTCGATCACTCGGCACACCCCCACCCTGTGCCCACATCACGTTCAACCTGAGGTAACCATGACTGCAAAGACTTTAAACATCCCCGCCGGTACCTATGGCATCGTGGCGCCCATTCAGTCGCTGTTCCAACGGGGGAGGAAGCCCACCGAATCACTCGTCCTGAGCCGCTCAACGCGAACCTGGCCAAAGACTCATACGGCCCGGTATGCCCCGCGCTCAGGCCATGCGCTTGACGGATTTTTCGGAGTCGATCAGGACAATAACGTGGTGCAGGCCGCACTGTCATATGAGGACCTGGGCTGGTCCCGGCGCAATGACTCTTTCACGGAGAACGAGAGCGACCTCAGTCTCGTCGGCTTGATTGATGTTCCAGCGGCCTCGACCGGCGAATACCGCTTGTTTCTCCTGTCTATGCAAAACAAGGACGAGCTTCTGTTTGTCCTGGCGGACACCTGGATTTCAGAGGGCTTTTCTCAACGCGAGTTGCTCGAGCGCATGTGCGCCTTCTCCTCACCTGTCAAGCACAGTATCGTCAGCCATAACGGTCGCCATCTGGTGTATCACAAAGGCGTCGAGTTGGAGCAAAAAATCCAGGTTCAGTCTCCCCATTCTGCCTTTCAACTTGCCCGCACATTTTTCGGTCTGGCGCCTGACTTCGGCCATCCAGCATTACACCTGGAATTTCTGTCCGAATGGCAGACGTATTTGCGCCAGGTCGATCTTTTTGAACGCTTTTCCGAAGGTCAGGGGACTGGGTACGTGGCCTTTACCCTCCTGCCAGATGGGCAGCTCATGGTGAAGGAAAAAGGTTTTCTGGAAGATGGTCTGCATCGGAGTGAACGCTTCGTCGAATTGCTCAGCCGCGATACACACCTGGGCACGTATTTGGACACGAGGTTTCCCGATTCGAGTTTCGAATATCGTGGCCGGTTTGATCGCTGGAAGTTCGATTTCAATGTCGAATTCCTTACCAGCGGGCATATTTTTTCTGTTGGCTTTGACGAAGTCTATGCTGGCGATGATTGTCTCAAACAGGTGGAGATCGAATACATTCGGTCCCGCATTCATTACGGGTATGAGTCGCAGGCACCCCAAGTGGAGGCTGATCTCGCTCACCTCTCCAATCATCTCCTTCAACTCTTGCATGATGGTGGCGTTACGGCCGAATTGACACACCTGTCCAAATTGAGTTTTCTTCGAATGCGCCAGGCAGGTCAGCCCGTTCAGCCCTGGCGGCCTCACGCATGACACCCCCTTCTGTCCTGTTGCTCCATAACCGCTCAATTGACCTGCTGATGGACAACGGTTTGTTGTGCCTTCCGCCCGCAGAGTTCGCGGTCCATCTCATCACCACAGATCGCGAGGGGGCAGCGCGTCACGCCCATCAGTTTGCTTCGATTGCGGCCTTCGACTATTTCGATGAAGACGTCATTCGCGCATTGTCCGCCTACCTCATCACGACCTACGGGATCACCAGTGTGGTTGGCACCACGGAGAAGGTGGTTTTATGGGCTGCGCTGCTGCGTGCCCAGTTTGGATTGCCTGGGGCCTCGCCGGACGTTATCGAAAGAATGCGGGATAAGGTGCGCATGAAAGAACGGCTGACGCTCACAGCTGTTCGCACGCCGGCCTACACCCGGGTGCATGCCTTGCAGGACATCGTGGACTTTCAAGCCCAGTTTGGCCGCATCGTCCTGAAGCCCACAGCGGGTGTTGGGAGCATGGGGCTGCAGATCCTCGATACCCCAGCACAGGTCCTCGCCCTGGATAAAGGGCATTTCTCTGATGGTGCGTGGCAGGTCGAAGAATTTATTGACGGTCATATGTTGCATTGCGACTTTATTGCTTTGGCGGGGCAGATCCAGTTCTGTTCTGTCAGTCAATACGTCACCCCACCAGGTCGGTACCAGGACGATTACTTTGGAGGCAGCTTTATTGTCACTGATGCGGGTCTCCAGGAGCGGGTGCGGCAGATCGCCCAGGAGATCGTTCAGGCCTTCGAGTTCGAAACGGGCGTCTGTCACTTGGAACTGTTTCATACGCCACGCGATGAACTGGTGTTCTGTGAAATTGCCGCACGTCCTGGCGGCGGCGGGATTGAATGGCCTGTTCAGCATCTGTACGGCATCAATTTGTTCAGCGAGCATGTTCGGGTCAGTTGTGTGGCGCCTGACACCATGACTTATCCTCGGCTGCCCCTTCGCGCTGGAACAGCAGGTTACGTCGGCCTGCTGGCGCGGCCAGGGTTTGAAGTGACGAACATCCAATCCTTCTCGGGGCACCCGAATATCAAGCGTGAATCCCTGCGCATTGCGGTCGGTTCCCGCCTGGGGGGCCCCCGGCACTGCACGGATTACATGGCACATTTTTTTGTGACTGCAGAGGACAGGTCCGAGTTCCAGGAGATCGTGACGCACCTCTGCCGTGGCGCAGTGTCACTGAGGCCCTTCAGCGGGCCAGAGGTCTTGAACGTGTAGTGACGCTGTGACCAGCGCAACGGCGTGAATGTCCCGCCTGCCCAGATGACACAGGACGGACCTGACCATGGTGACTGACTTGCATGACGGCGTGGACCCGTTCGCCGTGCTTGGCCAGGCGGCTGACCGGCTGATGACACACACCCCGACGCCGCAGGCTGAGGATGACCTGCGCGCCCGCGTCGCCTGGCTGCACGATGTCCGTGGTGTGGCGCAGCAGTGCGAGGGAGCAACCGGCGATATCCGCTGGACGGATGTGAGTCCGAGAATAGCCTTGAAGGCTGTGTTTCTGTACGCCATGCAGCTTGGTCTCGAGATCCTCGGACCTGTCACCGTCATACGGGTGGTGGCAAGTTGTTGGGGTAACATGGAGCTGAAGGAGCAGGAGCTTCTCAGCGACTGGTTTGCCCTCGCTGTAATGGGGATCCTCTCTGGCTGTACCACCGCTTCACCCTCAGCTTACAGCAGCGCCTGCCATTCGGCCTCGTACTGCCGGATGCGGCGGGGATCACCCAGGCGCCGGGCTGC
Proteins encoded:
- a CDS encoding MFS transporter, which encodes MIPKPLRPLLLLSAVSRLGDQLLYVAMPLLVLAETGQPAYAILAAAARGLPYVISPFIGAVVDRYPLRTVYVAAQLIQAVAIGAIPLLKGQPSIVLLLLMISGVGGVCSSLLNFYKLIPLWTPQEQIEAAIGRFVALTDAVKVVGPLVAISIVLSIGAPAAIYADAVSFLVAALGIAFILPATQKSEVRRTSLAQDLKEGFRYFKGSPEIRRLTTAMSLSNLGIGALEVLLLTTLTHSMQIPVAQASLALSVGACAGLAGSGLTRKIFPRLGTTQRITVWLALAGVGALCLTVPHPLMFVLGFVVISFATSASNVITIAYRQSTIPSELQGRVNSIIRMFISGAVPISGILLAALGTYTLGVSQTQFVALMCILAVIVWQFGASGERQNMWTKTS
- a CDS encoding ATP-grasp domain-containing protein, coding for MSKSEISWVVLVHASDNILKTALSEELNVILLRKQNQWTSYGLTQAQVCLTVDDALENLDGLAAVLNQYPIGAVLSFMESGVLLAAALRERCGLPGTPLEAVQRLKDKALMRAHLHDRGCHHLSVAAHEVTHLSALQAHRAALQGRVIVKPVTGTGSVHIYALDPGDDVPAPLINALGQGIRFLAEPFLQGLEFSVEALTINGKHHIVAVTEKVVNEHFVEVGHCIPPRRMSPDALQGIAAAVREFLTAIGLVTGPSHTEVMWHEGRVTIIESHDRVGGDKITALVTQATGVDLIRMGLRLAAGRTVDPPPELQCLGAACVIFLTPPPGRVLSISLVPLPPELPILERRAFVHPGDVLTQVRSSKDRSGLVVASGPTPEEAFHHAQLGARSIQFSMAVDHSAHPHPVPTSRST
- a CDS encoding ATP-grasp domain-containing protein, whose protein sequence is MTPPSVLLLHNRSIDLLMDNGLLCLPPAEFAVHLITTDREGAARHAHQFASIAAFDYFDEDVIRALSAYLITTYGITSVVGTTEKVVLWAALLRAQFGLPGASPDVIERMRDKVRMKERLTLTAVRTPAYTRVHALQDIVDFQAQFGRIVLKPTAGVGSMGLQILDTPAQVLALDKGHFSDGAWQVEEFIDGHMLHCDFIALAGQIQFCSVSQYVTPPGRYQDDYFGGSFIVTDAGLQERVRQIAQEIVQAFEFETGVCHLELFHTPRDELVFCEIAARPGGGGIEWPVQHLYGINLFSEHVRVSCVAPDTMTYPRLPLRAGTAGYVGLLARPGFEVTNIQSFSGHPNIKRESLRIAVGSRLGGPRHCTDYMAHFFVTAEDRSEFQEIVTHLCRGAVSLRPFSGPEVLNV